From Oxyura jamaicensis isolate SHBP4307 breed ruddy duck unplaced genomic scaffold, BPBGC_Ojam_1.0 oxyUn_random_OJ72647, whole genome shotgun sequence:
CCCGGCACATCTCTGGGTTCTTGTCCTGCCCCTCGTAGATGatggcctggggggggggggaagagcgGGAGGTGGGGGCTCcgccaggctgggagctgcgggGATGGGGACCCGCGGGGAGCAGCGGCCGTGCCCACAGCCGTGGGGTGTGCGTGGGGCGCATGCACGCGCGTGTGCCCATGCACatcagtgtgtgtgtgcgccCACGCTGCATGCAGATGTGCACAGCTGTGCCCATCCTGCACGGCTCCCTGTGCACGTGCGGGGCTCGGCGGCTGCGTGGGATGGGGCAGCCGatggggggggacacggggaccccCCCGCAGCGTTACCTGCTTGGACATGGAGTCGACGAGCCTGACGTAGAGATCCTGCTCGGTCCGGACCCCTGTGGGGCGAGAGGGGTCGGTCAGCCCGGCCCGCgcccctgcgcccccccccagcacccaccgtTGCTGTAGAGCAGCTGGAGGCGGTAGTGGATGCCGTTGTTGGTTTTCTCGCCATTCTGctcctggggagggagaggatggTCGGGTGGGGGCCGCggggtgtccccgtcccccgggtgcagccccagcccagtcCCAAGCTGCAGACCCCTCACCCTATGGTGGTCTCACCCCCCCCCATCCCGTGCCCCCGGGCCTCACCCGCTCCTTCTCCACGAAGTCGATGAAGGAGGTGCGCTCGATCTCCACGGGCTGCCCCTGCCGGTCGTACATGGCCAGGACGAAGTGGAAGAAGTTGGATTTCCGCAGGTTGGAGGGGGGCTGCTTCTCGAAGTGGGCTCGGGCCAGGCCCACCCCGCTGTGGGGACGAAGCAGGGGGTGAGCATGGGGCGGCTGCTGGGGCCCtgcgccccctccccagggccGCCTGCATCCCCCCACTGAGCCCCTTCCCCAGGAGGGACTCGGCGTGACGTGCCCGTCGTGATGCCCGTGGGGCGAGGGTGTCCCCGGTTCCCATGGGATGCTACAGAGATGGAAGCAGGGAGGACCAcggcccccagccctgcaccacaGCTGGGACATGCCCCTGCCCAGCTCACCCCCACGGTGAGCGAGGCCGAAGGCCGTGACGCATAGAGGGGGGCAGCCACGGGGACCCCCCAGTTCCCACTGCCGCAGTGAGGCCCCACCACGTGCCACAGTCAGGGCAAACACAGGcaccagcagctcagcatcacGGGACTCCCTTGCTGTCCCCACAAGGACTCGGTGACAAAGCAGCGGTGGCATGGGGTGACAAGGCTCGGGTGGCACACGGTGACAAGGCACGGGTGGCACGGGGGAAGCCAGCGGACGGGTGGCAGCTCCGGCACTGCCCGTTCCCCCGGCACACGCAGCCACCCACACGGCCGGCACCGTCCCCAGCCCGGCGGGTggtccccgtccccgcagcGGTGTCAGCGCCCGTGCGGGGGCCagcgccgcccccgccccgcacaTCCGCGTGGGGGGCCGCGGGAGCAGGACCCGGCCCCGCCGTGCGGCTCGGCAGCCAGCGGGGCGGCGCGGCCAAGACAAACACGGGGATGTAAAAAATTCCCCGCTTCCGTGATTAAAAACACATCGGGCGATGAGCgagccgggggcggggggcttggcccccccagcaccagcctcGGGGGGCTCGAGCTGCCAGAGCCGGTTCCCACGCTGCCTCCCCAGAAGGNNNNNNNNNNggggggggggggcacggacCCCAGCCCCCCTCCGgcccccccaggcccccagcAAAGCTCCGGGACGCTCCGAAGCCGGGGGGCTCAGAGCACCGGGGTGCCGGTGCCCCGCGTTTGCCTGGCACACGGGTGCCCGAGCCCACGGCAGCGTGCACGGCCGGACACGCGTGTGCACACTCACACCCTCGCTGTCCCCGTGCGCTGCTGGCAGCCTTGCACACCTCCGTGCACACGCACACTCCCGTGTCCTCGCTCTGAGCAGCGGAGGGGAcgctccccagcccctgtccGTGCCTGCAAGCCGGGTGtccagcagtgcccagctccGGACCATCCTCCCCACACGTGGGTGCTGAGcccagagcccccagcacagggggaCCTCAGCTCAGTGCACGAAGCCGTGCAAagctgctgggacaggggaCCCTGCCGTCCACGCTGGAGCCCGGCCACGGGGCTCCTGGCTAATGCGAACGTGGCACggtcccagcagcaggcagagccggGCAGCTGCAGCGAGCCAGCATCGCCCCGGCCTTTTAATTCCCCTCCGCCTCCCCCAGGCTTTTGGCCCTAAAGTGcagcgggggggcgggggggctgcCGGCCGGGTAATAGCTGCATCTCTGCTCCCAGCGCTGCCGAGACCCCGGCGCTCCGAGAGCCGAGCCCGGCTGCCATTAATTATTAAAGGAAATCAGAGCATTTCCTAGCAAATGAGACCAGCGAATGTCTGTTACAGGAAAGCAACATCTTCCATTCACGGATCCTCCAGGAACAGGGGGCACCGCGCAATTATGCAGCCCAGGCTCCCCGCTCGGGCTGCgggagggtgggagggagccCAGGAAGCCGAGGCACGGCGTGGGTTTGTCCCCGGGACCCCGACCCTAAACATCACCCTCGGGACGTGCTCAGGGCTGCTCGCTGGCAGCACGTGGGGAGCGAGCCTGCGAGGCACCGCAGGACCGCGGCACCGGTGGTGAGAGGCCCCGGGGCCAGGCAGCCGGGTGTGGAGGTGGCGAGCAGCCCGCGCGTGTCCCCACGCGTGTCACCGCCGACACGCGCACCGTTCacacccagctgctggggacagcgGCGGGACAGGGACGGCACTGCAGGCTGCCTTGCACCCCGGCTGCCACCCCAAAaccgtggggctgggcaggggtcTGTGAGCCCCATCCTCGTGCACCGACACACGGGGACACACGgcagccctgtccccaccacCGAGaccagccctgcctgtcccccgctgtccccccgtgctgctgcagccgggGAGCAGAGGCAAGGGGACGGGTGTCATCCGCCTTCCTCACCACCACACTGGGGCACGGGGAAGTTTCTGGGTGCAGGATGGCCAGCACCTCCCTGCGCCCCAGCTCTCAccccctctgcagccccctccccacctcccaggGCCGGGCCAGCCCCCCGGTGCAGCCCCTTGGcgcagcccctctgctgggGTGCCCGGCCGGGCTGCACCGGCTGGCTTTGGTGGGGACGCGGTAGGATCGCTGCAGTTTTCCAGCACCCCGGAGCATCTGCgagtgcagcagctgggaggttCCCAGGGGAGACCCCAGGGCTTCCAACAAAGCCCCC
This genomic window contains:
- the LOC118159909 gene encoding transcription factor COE4-like, encoding MFSVQEALPRGGLPMKEEPLTAGLPSVRWLQGTGILDASTAAQSGVGLARAHFEKQPPSNLRKSNFFHFVLAMYDRQGQPVEIERTSFIDFVEKEREQNGEKTNNGIHYRLQLLYSNGVRTEQDLYVRLVDSMSKQAIIYEGQDKNPEMCRVLLTHEIMCSRCCDKKSCGNRNETPSDPVIIDRYGAVPGGPWGARAGSPWAGGRI